The Myxocyprinus asiaticus isolate MX2 ecotype Aquarium Trade chromosome 6, UBuf_Myxa_2, whole genome shotgun sequence region AATGCTCACCTGTGTTTTGGGTATAAACACAACAGTAATGATCAAAGGGTGAGTAAACGTTTATCTTTCAGAGGTTGCGAACtcaaaacagaggaatgtttGAAATAAAAGTATCATTATGTATGTATTccaatgcaacaaaaacaccGTGTGACTGAATGTAAGAATATCTGCATCAATTAAATTGTAACTCGCTGTATGTTGTTCTGACTTGCTTCATGCCTTCTCCAACTACAGGGAAATCTTTGAAAGAGATGGAGGAATCTCTGTCAAGCTTTGGATTAAAGCAGGGTTGTAAACTAATGATGATTGGAAAGAGGGTAAGATGTGCATTGTATATAAATCCACATATATGTATTGTTAATTGTCTAATAAAGACTTGACTGTATTATCTTTGGGTCTGTTTGGGTCAAACAAGCTACTTGCCTTATTTTTATAGAACAGCCCAGAAGAGGAAGCTGAGCTTAAAAAGCTCAAAGACATAGAAAAGTCAGTGGAACAAACAGCCAAAAAGCTTGAGAAAGTGGATGGTGAACTGAACGGACTGAAGAATGTAAGACATAGGAAATGTAATTTTAACCGTCGCTCTTTTTCTCCTTATGCTTAATATTTACTATTCAATGGATAATTTCCAGGGTTTTCTTGCAAAGGATTTGCAGGCCGAGGCTCTTAACAAACTGGACCACAGAGTGAAAGTTGCCGCTGAGCAGTTCATGAAACTTCTGGAGGAGATTGATGGAAttgtaatttgcattttttttatttttacaaaactgATTTTTAGATTTTGCAATATaatgaatatacactcactgagcactttattaggaacacctgtacacctacttgttcatgcggttatctaatcagtcaattgctggcatgcagatacgagtcaggagcttaagtgaatgttcacatcaaccgtcagaatgagtaaaaaatgtgacctcagtgatttagagcatggcatgattgttggtgccagatgggctggtttgagtatttctttaactgctgggactcttgggattttcacgtaaAACAGTCTCTATAGCTTATTtagaatggagccaaaaacaaaaaacatccactgagcggcagttctgcggacggaaacaccttgttgatgacagaggtctacggtgaatggccagactggttcgagctgatagaaagACTACGGTATCTCAGatatccactctgtacaattgtagtgagcagaatagcatctcagaatgcacaacacgtcgaatcttgaggcggatgtgctacaacagcagaagaccacattgggcactttattaggactgtagtgtttctaataaagtgctcagtgagagtatttaaatagttatttcaTTATGAATGGCTGTTATTCAGTAATTTAATTTTACAAAACGCTTGTGCACTTTTTAATTGTAATGATaaaacctttttttgtgtgtgcagaaTTTGCCTGAGAGTTTTAGTGATTGCAGGATGAAAAAGAAAGGACTTGTGAAAACTGTACAGGTAGGAGTATAACTTCTCAATATAGTGATAATATTATACACATTCACCTCAGACTATTATGCAGTATACAGTTTTTAAACCAAACTCCCGATTTTTAATACCcacctgatttaaaaaaaaaaaataataatatcttaTTCCTCATACGCAGGGTTTCTTAGCTCAGTGTGACAAAATTGAAGCTGGAATATCAGATCACTTGGCTAAGATTCAGACAAAAAATTTAGCATTAGCAGAGTGATCGTGAAGACTCCTGACATCAGTAGTTACTCGAGTTGCTCTGTGAGCAACTGAAGAACCCGAGAGCTTCGGCACTGGAGGTGGTCCTGCAGCTTGCCTACATCCCATGTCCTACACATACCTGTCCAAGGAATAATGGAGCGATTTCAAAAACTCCCCCCCTTCAGATTTTTAATGCTAAGTGTTGGAAATGCTTATGCTTATTTAGTGAAGAATACATGTGATAAGAGTGATAAAATGCTTTTATCATCTTGATAAGCTGAACCACTGATCAACACAGCTCTCTCTCATACAATTTTGTGACAGACATTTAAATCACAGGCTTATCATTTTGgtgaaagagaaaaaataatgGTGCTACAAGATCTATCTCACCTAATTAAGTGATCTAATTtataagttgttgttttttttaggtgTAAGTATTTTATTTGGCTTTTCACTCTACATAATCAGTATTGTGCAGTAAAAGATTtggataaaaattattttaagaaattGAACTTGGGAAAAGGCGTGTATCCTGATATTCCTTGTATTGTTTTTGTCATGATTAAATCTCAGGGTGCTTAAAACCACTGTGGTTGTTTTCAATGATTTATGTCTCCAATATTGTTGTGAAATTcacaaaagaaatttaaatgttTCAAGACAACTTTCTAACATGTGTTGTCCCAGTAATTTAAaggaattcacccaaaaatgaactttcactcatttactcaccctcatgccatcccagatgagtcaATATTAAACAgtcaacagatcaatatttaagtatttttttttactatcaatcaccactttcacttcttttgtttttggtgatttgcattctttgtgcatatcaccgcctactgggctgggagttgaatttatagaaaaaagaacttaaatattgatatgtttctcacccacacttatcattttGCTTCAGATGATacggatttaaacactggagtcttatggattactttaatgctgactttatgtgcattttggagcttcacattttttgtatggacctacaaagctgaaatgttcttctaaaaatctgtttgtgttcagcagaagaaaaataatgtcatacacatctgggatggcatgaggataagtaaatgatgagaggattttcatttttgggtgaactatccctttaagcattcaTCTCATTTGGCAGTTTGTCTTATTATTTGATTTCTCTTATCTCagaatattgattctgtataatCCTAAATCAGAGTTTAAATTATATCTTCACTGTAAATTATACCTTattaacatacaaactaaaaCATTACATTCTGTTATGAAAATTTGATGACTAACATACCTTTATTTTCAAATAGTTTATCAATTACAAAACGTAAATTTCCAGCAACTACACTGAAGTCATAATTCCAGGATTTATTTCCCAACATTTACATACCAGAACAGCAGACGTTTTAAGTTTCTCACAGAGTGTGATTTATGTGTATTTCATAAATATGTACAAGTTTACTTATACTGTTTAAGATAAGTCCATAAGTAAGGTCAAATGATCTTGCCTTTCTTATGTATCGCCTTGCACTAACCCATTAATGTGGGAAAAGGATACAATTAAACACGTTGTAGTATTACATTGTAGTTGCATTAGTGTCATTATAGTGTCCAGCCCTGTCCTAATCATCCTTGTCTTTAGCACCGTGCTTCAGGATACGTGTGAATTCCACATAGTTGAAGTTTCCTTTCTTGTCAATTGGGGCCTCTCTAAATAGCTCGTCTACTTCTTCATCTGTGAATCTGTCTCCCATGGTGGTTAAGAGCTCCCTCAGGTAGTCCTCCTGAATAAAACCTTATACCAAATATTTAGCAAATGGGTTTATGCATTACGTATAAATGCAGTGTCCAAGTGAACAAGTGTCATGTGCATTATGCATAATGAAAAtaacaaatgcaaaacaaacacaggagctaaatcaatgtttatatgttaTATAACTCATTTTAGTAATAGCCtactaaacaatataaaaaaaaaattgcttcacTAAAAATAGGCCAAACACAAATGTAAACCAAGTACAGAGTTAAATCAATGTTTATGTAAAATCATTTTGGTGATACAGAATAATTAAAAACAGAAACAGTTTTCGTTGTTATTTTCAGTAGATTGGTGTCCATTTTTTGGTCATGCTTACCTGTGCCCTCCTCGTCAAAACAAGCAAAGGCATTTTTGATGACATCTTCAGGGTCTGTGCCATTAAGTTTCTCTCCAAACATTGTGAGGAACATTGTGAAGTTTATGGGACCAGGGGCTTCATTCATCATCGCCTCAAGGTATTCATCTGTAGGGTTCTTACCTAGTAACAAAATAACAACCTGTCAGTAGATGAAAGCCAGTTTGTgtctgattaaagggatagttcacccaaaaatgaaaattctctcatcatttactcaccctcatgccatcccatatgtgtatgacttacgttcttcagcagaacacaaagatagttataaggatatctcagctctgtaggtcctttcaattcaagtgaatggtgaccagaactttcaagcttcaaaaagcacataaaggcagtgtaaaggaattcatatgactcccgtggtttaatcagtgtcttctgaagcaatatgataggtgtgggtgaggaacagatcaatatttatgtccttatatatataagtccttttttactataaattcccctccctgcccaataggtggggatatacacaaagaatgtgaatcggcaaaaacaaaaaaacaatctagaagtgaaagtggagatttataggatttaaatactgatctgtttctcaccaacacttatcacttctgaagatataaatttaagcaatggagtcatatggattaattttaggtggcctttgtgtgctttttggcgcttcaaaggtctggtcaccattcactttcattgtgaggaacaacagagtggagatattctcctaaaaatctttgtgttttgcagaagaaagaaagtcttacacatctgggatggcatgagtgtgagtaaatgatgagagaattttcatttttgggtgaactattcctttaaggcttagtttttttttttttacttaccaaCACTTCTTTACCCTTACCTAATGAGGCCAACATATCATGCAGATCCTCCTTATCTATGAAACCATCACGGTTCTGGTCAATCATATTGAAGGCTTCCTTGAATTCTTGGATCTGTGACTGGTCGAACATGGCAAACACGTTTGAGGTAGCCCGCTGGGGGCGCTTTTTGGTGGTTTTCCCCTTAGCCCTTTTGCTAGACATTTTGATAGTTCTGTGCGGTTAAAACTGAAATACAGAGGAAAAATTGCTTGTTAATTTTGCACGTGAGAAAGACCATACATATATTCAGCAAATAATATAAGAGTACAAGGGCATTATTAAAATATGCTGCCACattaaatgataaacattcacttaatTTACGTTCATTCAGCATTCATGCCAACCATAACAACTACTTTCacctcatttaaaacaacacgtcgaTTACTAACATTAATATAACATTAGCAGAACAGCTGAGAGCTAGCTAGTTGTCAACAACTGAGCACTAACATAATGTAAAGCTTATTATTCGTTATTATCATCAGCTTATTTTTAAATATCAGTAGTGTTATTTCTTTCCGCATTTTTGGCATAGATAAAGTCTGTGTAATAAGAGTACTATAGCTTGTTTTGTTGACAGGAAGCAGCAGAACACATAACCTCTAATGCGCTAGCTAGCAAGGTAACATTATTGTTTAAGTAATCTGTGTCGAgtgtaaacaaatataaaactatAAGTTAAAATACAACTCGAAAATGACTTCAAACGGCATCACGATGTCTTAACTGTTTTTAAATTACACATACCTATCCCGGTAAAATAGGCAGAACGCCTCAGCAACGGTTACCACGCTGGTTACTGATTGAAACGCTACAGCACCCCTTTGAAGGTTAGTGCAATGGTAAAGTCTCATCGACATCACATTACATCACGGACTGGAATATCCCATGAGTTGTCCCGTAGGGGTGGGTGCAAATTATCCAACTGGAAGAATGCCATAGTGCATGGTAGTATGGGTGGTGTATTGTTGTAGAAAGGTCGGTGTGTTAGTTTGTGTTCACTATTATGGTGTTCTATGAATTATAAGCcagagacttaaaaaaaaaaaaaaaaaaaaaaaaacaatgtgaataacatgttggccatttaaaaaaattgctaTGGTTTTTCTAAACacatgtattatataaaataaagcacATTCTAAAGAGCTACATACGTATAATTTATTAACATTGTTCTAATAGGACATTGGAGGAATAGATTGTACTAAAGAGtataaatattgctttttattatatatatatatatatatatatatatatatatatatatatatatatatatatatatatatatatatatatatataaaaagcagtCCAACAGTAAAAGAAGCAATGGctgtttccatttaaaaatgttggaATGCTGCTCTGTTGTTTAATTGTGCGTATACTTTGAATTTCGCGCGTTATCAGAGTTCACATGTTGAAACTGCCTGCCTTTTTGTCAGGGTCTAAATTTAACAGACCCACTGGCCATACAAGGTCGTGCCTGTTCACTGCAATCTGCAGAGTGGCAGCATTATTTTTGTTCAGTGGAGTCCCGTCCTGTTGGCTGCCCCATACCCGCAGCTGTGTCTGGATTTTCACTCGCTTCTCATTTTTTTGGAGTTTGCCCCGTCTTCCTTATTTTTCCTGCAATTTTGACTTGGTAAGTGACAGTATTTTTTCTAATAGAGGCCAGCCCTGGTCCAGGTTAAAGAAAATGAAGTGTTTAAGTGAAATGTAATTGTATTAATTAGTTACCACCACAACATACAAAATTAGATATTGAACAAATTGTTGTCAGATAGACTTTGTGTATTTGGATCAGATATGTATGGTCtgtatcatattttttaatgttcatattgatataatgaatataatgataTTAAGACCTTTTAACTTTTAACAAAGTATATGTCTGTTAAACTATTTGGAAAAATCTAATTATAAAACAAGACActgtaaaaacatattaaaatactGAACATGCGTAGTTTTTCTGAAGACTGATAACTGACAGCCTAATAGATAAACTTACATTCTTGATAAAAATGGATTCAGATGTTTATGATTTTGTGCATATGAAATAACACTCAATGGGAATTGTACTTGAAGCTGCAAACGGAGATAGAGAAAGTGGTCCTTGGGCCAAACTAAAAAGCACCCTCAGGATGTCAGGATCCTTAAAACTACAAATGGCACAGCAGGAACGGGACCTTGAGACGCACTATGAGAGCACCTATCACCAAAGCTCCTTGTCATCTGTTAGCCGGCAGTCTTATGCTGCTTATGTGAGCGGCCATGGGTAAGAGGACAGTGGGGACAAATGTCCCTGTGCTCATGCTGCCCCAAAGAATGGCTCCTGTAGAGCAACCCCTTACTACCCCTGACCTACAGCTCTGCTTTTTTATCAGTGCTTTTTCTGCGCTGCTTTTTCCCGCTGCTTATTCCACTTCTTATTTGGATTTATATAATATATGACGTAACTACATCATAACCCTTTCATTTTAACCCAATGACAATTATTTGTttgctttaaattatattttctttaattATCTGTTATCAGTTTAACTTTAGATCTTAGTGATTGCGATAACAACATAGACTAACAATAAGTACAACCAATTAAAACATACATTCTATGTAGAGTCAGCTGCAAAAGGACTTTGTTTTTATATGACACTGAAATAGGGATATTATTCGAACTTTTGCCAGCTGGCTAACAAAAAAATGATTGGTAGTCTGAGCAGCTGGTACATTGCAgaagtacttttatgctgctctcaGAGCTGTGTATTTTGAGTTTGGGGACTATGTTCATATTTAGATCAGAAGCTTTTGTTATAGAAGAACCTATTTGCTGTTGAGGACTACATGACCCTGTGGCAGGAAGAATCTGAGCCTCTGTGGGAATGAGCCAAAGTTATTAATGGTCTCAAGGATTATTTATGGTCactgaaacatgaaatcacagaaGTTGGGCTGGACTGTAACTGTACATAAGCTCTACAACACTTTGCTGAGCTACCTGTGAgtcaaatattgaaaaaaaataatcaaaagtgACACTGTTGAAGCACTCAGAAAACtgatattgttattattttccaTGATGGCTGTTATTTGTATAGCAATGGCCACCTAGATGCTCTGAAGAAGACACACTCTCTTTACACTGATGTGGTCTGAAGCTTGTCTGATTTCTGCTGTTTTGTGGTTAACTTATTTATAGTTGTAGAATATGTTCCTGATAATAATTTTAAACTGTtatgaatatatgtaaatatatctaACAAGAAGGTAAAAACTTTTGAAACCTGCCCATTTATATTTATGTAGCACTTCCGTTTTACGGTATTACTGAATGAAACAAATCTTGAGAATGACTGAAGGCTGCAGTTATGCCAAGATATTTTGTAAAAGAGTAAGAGATAAAAAGACCAGTCTCTCAAATACCAGACTGGTATTCAAATAGTGCTCTGTGTTTTATCTGTAAACCAGTCTTAATTCCATAATAATGCTGGTAGTTGTGACTCATGGATGAATGTCAACATTAGCATACCACCAGGTTTATCACCTGCTGACATCTGTTTCCAGGAatgtttgtttctcatggtcatGGTCTTACTTTTACCAACAATCAGAACATATTGTGTgcattaaaagagaaaaaaatagttatttaataataatgaagAACATAGCAACATAGTGAGGTGAAGTGCTTTACACAATAACAAAATCCCTTTTCAAAGTGCTGCTGCTTTCAGGCTTTTAAATATCATTTTTAATACATGCTTAATATAGTAAGCATCTCTGCTAATATTTAGGCTACCTTCCACTAACACACTAAGATAAACTTTCAAGTGACTCGATTTCACCCTTATCCATTAACGCTGCTGTAATATTGTAAAGTTATTGAAGCTTTGTGgacaaaaatgtttaattattgcGTTTTGATAGATGCTGGAGACTACTTAATTATTCTAGAAAAAATTTCAGTAGTGTCCATGGTGCAGTTTGACTGTTTGGTCATTGGCTTGAATGATGTTGCCTGTTGTTTAGGTACAAGACCTCAGGGAAGAAGAAGGAGAAGAAAGTGAGCGCAATCCCCAAAAAAGACAAGCGCTCCTACCTGGCAGTGGACAAAGAAAACGAGGTCATTGGTTACGTTGTGCCAGTCTTTAGAAGCAGGTGATTGCACTGCAAAACACATCAACCCCTTTAATTTGAAAACATATGTTTTATTGCTGTAAATTCAAAGTGAAACTAAGTTCATTGTGATTTGAATTCATATTTCTTGAAAATTTAATTCTGATGAAGAAAATCAAGTTGAAACTGTGAAAACTCATACAGTTGAGTAGAAATGGCAGAAATTATTGCGATGAGTTAAATGGATGAAAACAATAATGTGGTTATcaggaaataattttttacagtgcctAGTTGTGCAAGGTTTGGTcagtattttgttgttgttgattatttttttgtgaatgttCTGGGGCTCATCATGATTAATCTAATCTTTTATCTAATTTTAATGAGGTAATGGCAACTGTAAAGTGCAGATAATTCAGAGGTAGTGATTGAAAAGCTATtgttaacacacacaaaaaaaagcaaaaatctgggttcctgtgaggcacttacaatggaagtgaatggggccaatccataaactttaaaatactcactgtttcaaaagtatagacacaagacataaaatatatgcgtaaacatgattttagtgtgataaaatcacttactaaccttttgtgtgtaaacttatagccaattttacaacttcattgccatgacgatgtaatgtcaacaaaccctaaaatgactgtacaaatgatgatttaaacaactttacagctcaaataatacatgtgttttaatagacaaattataagcttcacatttctgcctttaaaccctccaaaaattggccccatacacttccattgcaagtgcctctctgtaacattGATTatagcttcttcttttttttttaagaaaaggagggacgagtcaaaataaatttttatggtaatcaacgttatgccacaaatgctgacggttgagcttaacttgtattgaacccagaatattactttaactTTAGTTACATCTGATAAGCCATgctgatgttaacaaatatggAAATGAAGAAATAGTATTAGTGacaaatatttagttatttttaagcCAAGTTGTGCTCATTAACTAAATGTTCCTGATCAGTCATTTAGCCACTCAGGAACTGATGGAGACTCAGGAGGAGGTGAAGGAAGAGGGTGTGGGCTATGTCGTGATGAGGAACCTGTTCTCCAGAGAGACTGACTTCAAGATGAAAACTGAGAagaagaccagggagaccagtATGAGAGAGTCTGCCGATCGCCTTGCTCTGGGCAGAAAGGTTTGACCTAATACATTTAACAAGATGCTTTTGTGACATATTGTGTCTTTAAAGGgacagtccacccaaaaattaacattctgtcatcatttactcatatagCCTAATATTTTTCCAAACtcaaattactttatttctttcttccgtggaacacgagGAGACAATTTGAAGAATTTTGATGCTactctttttttccataaaatgaaagtgaatggtgactcaggctgtcagtccctaacattctgcctaacatctcctttatgtTCCACCAAATTCAGATTTGgaataatatgagggtgagtaaatgatgacagaaaatgtaatttaatttaagaaaactatctgtgatttaattaactattaaaaGGGTTCATTTTACTTGATTTTACCTACACCTACAATTTTTTTATGACCAAACTATATTTTGAAGGAAAGCTGGCTGATTCTAAGAGAAGTTAGTCACATCCTATTCATTTTTGCATAGGACTATTCCAACAGTGTCAGTATTTACATAATTGTTTGACCCAGTGTTAATTTTTGGGTTTATTTACACAAGATGCACGAGAGAGCAGAATTCCAGAAGAAGATGAATCCAGACAGTTTAACTCACCTCCCAGAGTTTATTGTGAAACCACGTGGTCAGACCGTGTGGGAGGGGAAGAGTGTGAAACTGCACTTCACTGTGGCTGGATGGCCCAAACCCCGCATCGCCTGGTCAGAAACACCAGAGATCACATGCAGAAAACTTAAGATAATTAAATACCAGTACAGTACTGGTTAAATGCAATGCATATTCATAAGACCAATGTACATTTAATTTCTGATCTTTTGCTGTCTATTTCATTCTGCTTCTCAGGTACAAAAACAATGTTGTAATCGATGTCAAGGCTCACCCTGAGAAGTACATCACAGAGAGCCAATACAACATGCATTCTCTGGAAATCAT contains the following coding sequences:
- the LOC127443101 gene encoding BAG family molecular chaperone regulator 1-like isoform X2 — its product is MAENTLTVTVAHGTTKHNITLTAQDGHEPLLKDLCEALTEATGVPAPSQKIIFKGKSLKEMEESLSSFGLKQGCKLMMIGKRNSPEEEAELKKLKDIEKSVEQTAKKLEKVDGELNGLKNDLQAEALNKLDHRVKVAAEQFMKLLEEIDGINLPESFSDCRMKKKGLVKTVQGFLAQCDKIEAGISDHLAKIQTKNLALAE
- the LOC127443101 gene encoding BAG family molecular chaperone regulator 1-like isoform X1, whose translation is MAENTLTVTVAHGTTKHNITLTAQDGHEPLLKDLCEALTEATGVPAPSQKIIFKGKSLKEMEESLSSFGLKQGCKLMMIGKRNSPEEEAELKKLKDIEKSVEQTAKKLEKVDGELNGLKNGFLAKDLQAEALNKLDHRVKVAAEQFMKLLEEIDGINLPESFSDCRMKKKGLVKTVQGFLAQCDKIEAGISDHLAKIQTKNLALAE
- the LOC127443103 gene encoding myosin regulatory light chain 2, smooth muscle minor isoform, giving the protein MSSKRAKGKTTKKRPQRATSNVFAMFDQSQIQEFKEAFNMIDQNRDGFIDKEDLHDMLASLGKNPTDEYLEAMMNEAPGPINFTMFLTMFGEKLNGTDPEDVIKNAFACFDEEGTGFIQEDYLRELLTTMGDRFTDEEVDELFREAPIDKKGNFNYVEFTRILKHGAKDKDD